One Roseovarius bejariae genomic region harbors:
- the pdhA gene encoding pyruvate dehydrogenase (acetyl-transferring) E1 component subunit alpha, translating to MATRKSAKKPNVSADELKSYYRDMLLIRRFEEKAGQLYGMGLIGGFCHLYIGQEAVVVGLEAAAEDGDKRITTYRDHGHMLACGMDPKGVMAELTGREGGYSKGKGGSMHMFSTEKDFYGGHGIVGANVPLGAGLAFADKYLENNRVTFTYFGDGAANQGQVYETFNMAALWDLPVVFVIENNQYAMGTSQKRSTSTPDIYTRGEAFGIPGEAVDGMDVMAVKEAGEKAVAHCRAGKGPYILEIKTYRYRGHSMSDPAKYRTREEVQKMREEKDAIEHVRDLLLSGKHATEDELKAIDKEIKGIVNEAAEFSKDSPEPSVEDLWTDIYTDVAPQNA from the coding sequence ATGGCCACTCGAAAAAGTGCAAAGAAACCAAATGTTTCTGCCGATGAGTTAAAGTCATACTACCGAGACATGCTCTTGATCCGCCGATTCGAAGAAAAGGCGGGCCAGCTTTACGGCATGGGATTGATCGGCGGGTTCTGCCACCTCTACATCGGCCAGGAAGCCGTTGTCGTAGGTCTTGAGGCAGCTGCTGAGGATGGCGACAAGCGGATCACAACATATAGGGACCATGGCCATATGTTGGCCTGCGGAATGGACCCCAAGGGCGTCATGGCCGAACTCACCGGCCGCGAAGGCGGCTACTCCAAGGGTAAGGGCGGGTCGATGCATATGTTCTCGACCGAGAAAGACTTTTACGGCGGCCATGGTATCGTTGGGGCTAACGTACCGCTCGGTGCCGGATTGGCCTTTGCCGACAAGTACTTGGAGAACAACCGCGTAACTTTCACCTATTTCGGGGACGGGGCCGCGAACCAGGGTCAGGTTTACGAAACCTTCAACATGGCCGCCCTGTGGGACCTGCCGGTGGTCTTCGTCATCGAGAACAACCAATACGCCATGGGCACCTCGCAAAAACGCTCCACCTCCACCCCCGACATCTACACCCGCGGCGAAGCCTTCGGTATCCCTGGCGAAGCAGTTGACGGTATGGACGTGATGGCCGTGAAAGAAGCGGGCGAAAAGGCCGTCGCCCACTGCCGGGCCGGGAAAGGCCCTTATATCCTTGAAATCAAGACCTATCGCTATCGCGGTCACTCCATGTCGGACCCGGCCAAATACCGCACCCGCGAAGAAGTCCAGAAGATGCGCGAGGAAAAAGACGCCATTGAACACGTGCGCGATCTGTTGCTCTCGGGCAAACACGCCACCGAGGATGAGCTCAAGGCGATCGATAAGGAGATCAAGGGCATCGTCAACGAGGCCGCCGAATTCTCCAAGGACAGCCCGGAACCCTCCGTCGAAGACCTTTGGACAGACATCTATACCGATGTCGCCCCCCAGAACGCTTGA
- a CDS encoding ArsR/SmtB family transcription factor, whose product MGLPVFDDSLTEAEMDRMVTNATNASTFLKAISHEGRLMILCHLVTGEKSVTELEELLSARQAAVSQQLSRLRLEGLVIPRREGKAIFYRLADDKPRRVLELVYELFCAEDSEAV is encoded by the coding sequence ATGGGACTTCCCGTATTTGACGATTCACTGACCGAAGCCGAAATGGACCGCATGGTGACCAACGCCACCAATGCCTCCACCTTCCTCAAGGCGATCAGCCACGAAGGCCGCCTGATGATCCTTTGCCATCTCGTCACCGGCGAGAAATCGGTGACCGAGCTTGAGGAACTGCTTTCGGCACGACAGGCCGCTGTTTCCCAACAACTTTCGCGACTACGGCTCGAAGGTCTGGTCATCCCACGCCGCGAAGGCAAGGCGATCTTCTATCGTCTCGCGGATGACAAGCCCCGGCGTGTACTCGAACTTGTTTATGAGCTATTCTGCGCCGAGGACTCCGAGGCGGTCTGA
- the soxX gene encoding sulfur oxidation c-type cytochrome SoxX has translation MKLSTTLLVAATLTAGAAQAGPVAPGDVQFGEYGEVTESLTGAPGDPENGAKVMKTKSIGNCISCHQVTALNDAPFHGEIGPPLDGVADRWGEAELRGILTNAKNTFPGSMMPAYYKVEGFVRPGDAYTGKAPEGELDPLLSAQQIEDVVAFLSTLKYED, from the coding sequence ATGAAGCTTTCGACAACACTATTGGTGGCGGCGACCCTGACCGCCGGGGCGGCGCAGGCCGGTCCGGTTGCGCCGGGCGACGTTCAATTCGGGGAATACGGTGAGGTGACCGAGTCACTGACCGGGGCTCCGGGAGATCCGGAAAACGGTGCCAAGGTCATGAAGACCAAGAGCATCGGGAACTGTATTTCGTGCCATCAGGTGACCGCATTGAACGATGCGCCGTTCCACGGTGAAATCGGACCGCCGCTTGACGGTGTGGCCGATCGTTGGGGCGAGGCAGAGCTGCGCGGGATCCTGACCAATGCCAAGAATACGTTCCCCGGCTCGATGATGCCCGCCTATTACAAGGTCGAAGGTTTTGTGCGCCCGGGCGATGCCTACACGGGCAAGGCCCCCGAAGGTGAGCTGGATCCGCTTCTGTCGGCCCAGCAGATCGAAGATGTTGTCGCCTTCCTGTCGACGCTGAAATACGAAGACTGA
- a CDS encoding thioredoxin family protein codes for MAQAVELVMVEREGCHYCIEWKADLGPIYPKTAEGAYAPLRIVDIKDAPPEGIAFDRKILFTPTFVLVDEGQELARIEGYPGEDFFWGLLTMMLKDNTDFENGAKTN; via the coding sequence ATGGCGCAGGCGGTCGAACTCGTGATGGTCGAACGCGAGGGATGCCACTACTGCATCGAATGGAAGGCCGACCTTGGCCCCATCTACCCCAAGACAGCCGAGGGCGCATACGCCCCCTTGCGCATCGTCGACATCAAGGATGCACCGCCCGAGGGGATCGCGTTTGACCGCAAGATCCTTTTCACCCCCACCTTCGTCCTCGTGGACGAGGGTCAGGAACTCGCCCGGATCGAAGGCTACCCGGGCGAAGATTTCTTCTGGGGCCTGCTGACAATGATGCTCAAAGACAACACGGACTTTGAAAATGGCGCAAAAACCAATTAA
- a CDS encoding YeeE/YedE family protein codes for MFEFIDDNFLVALIGLVTGLLLGLAARIGRFCTMGAIEDALYGDSWVRMRMWFLAIGVAVTGVYALTATGHFAPERSFYLSIRWMPLASVLGGLMFGYGMALAGNCGYGCIARLGGGDIRAFVIVIVMGVSAYAMLHGPFSYLRNWIFPQQDVTTDLPPGIVHLVSANTGLPLATLGILIGLLLCLAALSSRELLEKPGSVFWAVMVGVGVTAGWAGSYMVATQGFAAMPVVSHSFSAPVGETLLYTMRASAQAPSFAVGSVVGVALGAFAGSLIKGHFRWEACEDPRELRRQIVGAVLMGAGAVLAMGCTVGQGISAFSVLSYSAPVTMLSIIAGAAFGLRQLIEGFQPAE; via the coding sequence ATGTTTGAATTCATCGACGACAACTTTCTGGTCGCCCTGATCGGGCTGGTCACGGGCCTGCTTCTGGGCCTCGCCGCCCGGATCGGGCGGTTCTGCACCATGGGCGCCATCGAAGACGCGCTTTATGGCGACTCCTGGGTGCGGATGCGGATGTGGTTTCTGGCCATCGGCGTGGCCGTGACCGGGGTCTATGCCCTGACCGCCACCGGCCATTTCGCGCCCGAACGCTCGTTTTATCTTTCGATACGCTGGATGCCGCTGGCTTCTGTCCTCGGCGGGCTAATGTTTGGCTATGGAATGGCCTTGGCGGGCAACTGCGGGTATGGCTGCATCGCCCGTCTGGGTGGCGGCGATATCCGCGCCTTCGTGATCGTCATCGTCATGGGGGTCTCGGCCTATGCCATGCTGCACGGCCCCTTCTCCTATCTGCGCAACTGGATCTTTCCCCAGCAGGACGTAACGACCGACCTGCCCCCAGGCATCGTGCATCTGGTCTCCGCAAACACCGGGTTGCCGCTGGCCACTCTGGGCATTCTGATCGGCCTTCTGCTTTGTCTCGCCGCCCTCTCATCCCGCGAGCTTCTGGAAAAACCCGGCTCTGTGTTCTGGGCCGTCATGGTGGGTGTCGGGGTGACGGCAGGCTGGGCCGGCAGCTACATGGTCGCCACACAGGGCTTCGCTGCCATGCCGGTGGTCTCGCACAGCTTCTCCGCCCCCGTGGGCGAAACCCTGCTCTACACCATGCGCGCCTCGGCGCAGGCACCTTCCTTCGCGGTGGGCTCTGTCGTCGGCGTGGCCCTCGGGGCCTTCGCCGGATCGCTCATCAAGGGCCACTTCCGCTGGGAGGCCTGCGAAGACCCGCGCGAGTTGCGCCGCCAGATCGTCGGCGCGGTCCTCATGGGGGCCGGTGCGGTGCTCGCCATGGGCTGCACCGTGGGTCAGGGCATCTCGGCCTTCTCGGTGCTCAGCTACTCCGCCCCGGTCACGATGCTGTCGATCATCGCGGGCGCAGCCTTCGGCTTGCGGCAACTGATCGAGGGGTTTCAACCCGCCGAGTAG
- a CDS encoding cytochrome c biogenesis CcdA family protein, with amino-acid sequence MMDISFAGAALAGFLAFFTPCILPMVPFYLSYMAGLSMAELREEGQIAPGAQRRLILSSVAFALGVTSIFTLMGMGATAVGQAFSQWFDVLRYVAAGLIFVFGLHFLGVIRIGILYREAKIDAKTDPKSFVGAYVMGLAFAFGWSACVGPVLATILMMASGMGEVWRGGVLLLVFGLGMTAPFVVAAMFAKPFLGWMQRNRKYQPYVEKALGVMLIVFALLIATGTINEIANWMIETFPVFSSLG; translated from the coding sequence GTGATGGACATTTCTTTTGCCGGTGCGGCCCTGGCCGGGTTCCTGGCGTTTTTCACCCCCTGTATATTGCCGATGGTTCCATTTTACCTGAGCTATATGGCGGGACTGTCGATGGCCGAGTTGCGCGAGGAGGGGCAGATCGCCCCGGGGGCGCAGCGGCGGCTGATTCTGTCGTCTGTGGCCTTTGCCCTTGGGGTGACGAGCATATTCACGCTGATGGGCATGGGCGCCACAGCGGTCGGTCAGGCCTTCAGCCAGTGGTTCGATGTGCTGCGCTATGTGGCGGCGGGTTTGATCTTTGTTTTTGGTCTGCACTTTCTGGGTGTTATCCGCATCGGGATTTTGTACCGCGAGGCCAAGATCGACGCGAAAACAGACCCCAAAAGCTTTGTCGGGGCCTATGTGATGGGGCTGGCCTTTGCCTTTGGCTGGAGCGCCTGCGTGGGGCCGGTTCTGGCCACGATCCTGATGATGGCCAGCGGTATGGGCGAGGTCTGGCGCGGGGGTGTTTTGTTGCTGGTGTTCGGGCTGGGCATGACGGCGCCCTTCGTGGTGGCGGCGATGTTCGCCAAGCCGTTTCTTGGCTGGATGCAGCGCAATCGCAAGTATCAGCCTTACGTCGAGAAGGCCTTGGGTGTTATGCTGATCGTGTTCGCGTTGCTGATCGCCACCGGCACGATCAACGAGATTGCCAACTGGATGATCGAGACCTTCCCGGTGTTTTCATCGCTGGGATAA
- a CDS encoding thioredoxin family protein, whose product MIRIIASLLVMIGLALPAAAAEIGDDGLHKESWMRETFLDMAEDLEEARAEGKRLVLMVEQRGCIYCKKMHEEVYPDETISTYIEENFFVVQLNLHGSREMVDFDGDVRSERDMLRKWGILFTPTVIFLPEEVEEGVAAPQAAVATMPGAFQKGTTLDMFTWVNEKRYAMENEEDFQRYHARRIQERAAAKQD is encoded by the coding sequence ATGATACGTATTATCGCGAGTTTGCTGGTGATGATCGGTCTGGCGCTGCCGGCGGCGGCGGCCGAGATCGGTGACGACGGGTTGCACAAGGAAAGCTGGATGCGGGAGACCTTCCTCGATATGGCCGAGGATCTGGAGGAAGCCCGCGCCGAGGGCAAGCGCCTGGTGCTGATGGTGGAACAACGGGGCTGTATCTATTGCAAGAAGATGCACGAGGAGGTGTACCCCGACGAGACCATTTCGACCTACATCGAGGAGAATTTCTTTGTCGTGCAACTGAATCTTCACGGGTCGCGTGAGATGGTCGATTTCGACGGTGACGTACGGTCGGAACGGGACATGCTTCGCAAATGGGGGATTCTTTTCACGCCGACGGTGATCTTCCTGCCCGAAGAGGTCGAGGAGGGTGTCGCGGCGCCGCAGGCTGCGGTGGCGACGATGCCGGGGGCGTTCCAGAAGGGGACCACTTTGGACATGTTCACCTGGGTGAACGAAAAGCGGTATGCCATGGAAAACGAGGAGGATTTTCAAAGATACCACGCGCGCCGCATTCAAGAGCGCGCGGCGGCGAAACAAGATTAA